A stretch of DNA from Phalacrocorax carbo chromosome 16, bPhaCar2.1, whole genome shotgun sequence:
TTTGCaggggtggctggagagcagtgAAGTGGGGTGTCCAaggggcagcccccagccatCTGCCAGCGGAGATGTCGCCTTCATCCGCAGCACAAAGGGATGCCCCCAGGGCCGGGTCTTTGAGGTCCTTGTCCCCCCCCTCGGGGAGCTGCTGTCCCCGGGGGGGGATCAAGCGAGGCTGCTGGCGTCCACCCGGGCCTCTCCCTTTGCacggggggctggcggggcgaGCAGCCACGTTGTACCAGCCTTGAAATGGCTGTGCTAAggagcctgttcccagagatGGGAGGCTTTAGCCAAGGGGGTTTGTCCTGCCGCCAGCCCAGGGCTCATCTCGAGGCTGGGATGAGATGAATCTGTGCATGGGGCTTTGAGGCGCCTCCGCTGCCTCCCGCTGCTGCATCCCACATGGCGTGGCGATGTTCAGAGCTCGCGGCGAGGGGGCCCTCTGCAAATATGGGGCGCTTCTCCCAGCCTGGTACCTCGGTGCAGAGGACTGAGGAAGTCCGCACGCCCGACCTGAGCCCTCGCGCCAAGCTGCTGTCAAAATGAGTGTTTTATGGAAGAAACGTGTCCCGTTGCCCCATCCCCACCGTCTTCTCGCACCAAGAATTTTCTTTCCAAGAGGGAAGCGAGAATGAATTCAGTAACGACCTGTGACGTGGGGATTGAGGGCGGACAGCCTGCAGGCAGGCTGCCCACCCCTTGCCTCGGGGGAATAACGACCTGGGACCCCTCAGCCCCTTCCAGAAGGTGCGGCCAGGGCAGGAGCACTTGCACCACCATGCCCGTGGATCCTGTGTTTAAGCCAAGCTAATGAGGAGTTGGAGTGGCTCTGAGCAATTACGGAGCTCTTAGATAAAACCAAGTTACATCAATCCTGATAGCCCGGGAAGTCTGTGCGGTGCCTGGGAAAGAGCTTCCCTTGGGTCTGGAGGTGCTGTAACCCTGCCCGCAGCGCTGCCAGGGGGCAGCCGACCCCTCCGTGCCTTCACCGGTGGAGCCGCCCTTGCTTCCCTGGCTGCCAGGGGAGACTCTTGCCCTTTGCTCTCTCCAAAGCCGTTGGGGTGACTCAAAGCCTCCACGTGCGCATCCCCCGCTCAGCTTGGGCTCCGCATGGGGAAAGGGCCGGcagctcccgccgccccggctgGTGTCTTCACCGTGAGAAGCAGGGTGGGTTTGCGCGGTGCTGTCtgtgtggggttgttttgctgtgagggtgcGTGGATACCCTGGAACCCCCCAggaagggggagcagggaggtgtgGGGTGCATGGGAAGTGGCACAGAGGGACcccggctccccagggctcaccGCCTACCCCAGCAGGTTGGGAAGCCATCGGGTGCCGGTGCTCGCTCTCCCAGGACCGGGGGGTGGTTGTGCTGGTAAAAATTAACGAGGGTGGGCAACAGGCCGTGCCTGGGATGCGGGAAATCCTCCATGTGGCTTTTTTCCATCCGCTCCCAGATCCCGCAGGTAAATCCTTCCCTTTCTGTGCCAATACCGGCGGCGTCACCCAGGACTGCCGGAGGCGCGGGGGCCACGCACGCTCCCGGCGATCAAGCCCTTGCAGCAGGGAAGCCCAGCACATGCCTTGTGCAGCCATGCGAGCAGCCGCgcaccctccccagcccccgcTTCCTTTCCCGCAGGCAGGCCGGGCTCTGCCCGCTGCGCCTTTATCAGCAGCATCCAGCGCGGCCCCCCCGGCCGGCCGCGCTCTATCTCCCCTGGTAGTTTTGCTTCCTTCCAGGGCGTGCCGGGCGCTCCAAGCTCacccaggctgaacaaacacgCTGCGGTTGCCCAACGTCCTGCCCGACGCAGAAAATGGGAGAGGATTTCCTAATGGCAACGCGGGCGAGGTGCGTGTCGGCCGCCTGCGCGCCCCGGGGAGCGGCTGGGCTCTCGGCGTCCGCACCCCGCCTTGCTACCCCGGCAGCCACGCTGGAGACGGGGGTTCAAGCTCCTGCGGGTGTCGGTGCCGACTGCGTAGCTCAGCGatgcaggggagggaggggggcagctTAAAATACCCCCTGAAGCCCAGCGATCCTCTCTCCAGACTCAGAGCGAAACCTCGCACCTTGCGGGTTTGCCGACCAGTGCCGCTGCGGTGGGGCTGGCACACCTGGGGGAAAGATGGAGCTGCTTTCGTTGGGgcggggaggaaaaaaaaatcatcccagTGGCGTGGTGCTGGGGTGTGAAATGGccgtgctgggctggggggtccTGTGCCCTGGGCGCGGGGCCACACACAGGGACACAAAGTCCCTTAGGGACAGGAGGGTTCCTGCAACGATGCCATAAAGtgtattttgtcctttttaaaaaaaagcctaaacGCTCAAAGCTCAAAAAATAAGCGGAGGTCgagaggagggaggcagcagatgGAGCCTGGCTGCTCCTAGGCTTGCAGGGTTGGTGCTCTCCAGGTCTCCCCGTTTGAGTGGGTCCGCAAGGGACTGGGGCATCCGCAGGGTCTGggctttcccagaagaaaaatattaagatatTTAGTTCCCTGcccaagaaattttttttttttttaaataatacctTTTCACTTCAAGAGCTGTTTGTCTTGGGCTGCTTCTCTCAGACCTGAAATTTGAGACTGGGAAATAGTAGAAAGCTTTTAGAAAGGGagcagaagggaggggaaggtgcTGGGCGGCTGCTCGGGGTCCTCTGCTCAGGTGCGAGTCCACGGGGGCTCGATGCTCGGAGCGATTGGACCGATCGACTTTCCTATCCTGGGCTCTTAATAACCGGGAGCACCTTTTAACAAGGCTCCAGCCTTGAGAGAGGTCTTTCACGCGCTTGTGAATCATTCATGGGCAGCCGCTGGCgcgcggccccggcaccctctGCCTAATGGACTCTTGGGCGCGAGCGTCGGTGAcggctgcgggggctgggggctccgcAGCATCGCTGGCCCCTTTCTCGCTCCCCTGTGGAGgcggagaggggaggggaagggctcGTCGTGCTCGGGGTGGTGGGTGCTCGCGGGGGGCCCGTTCCCGGCCCCGCACCCTCGCGTGGCTCAGAGCTGCGTTCTCCTCCCGGCTTAATTCCAGCCTGATGCACTTTGATTCCAGCACTGGTAATGCTGCCTCCCCCCAGGCCAGCAAGCTCAGGAGAGCGATCCCGATCCTTCTTGGAGCCTCTCTGCACCCGCTGTGTGCTGCGTACATCCCCCTCCgaccagggctgctctgcagggttGTCTCTGGTGTCTCGTATGATGGTTGTGCTTGGTTGTCCCCAGCTGCGCTCTGCAGGTTGCCGCTTGGCCTTGCTGACTGTCCCTCTGCATTGCTTGGAGCACCTCGGTGTGTCCCATGGTGACGCCTTGTATGAGCCACATCACTTTTTCCATCGCTTTCTTCCTTGGGTGTGATGCCTTGGGTCAGCATCTGTCATGATtcaccctggggctgggagacAGCCCTGGTCACCCTCCCTGTGCCTGTTAAAGACTAAAACCTCATCCCAGTTGCTCACCAGTGCCGCGCCCACACCTGCCCTCTTAGATGGGGATGGGGGCTTCACCCGCTTGCTGCTGGGGCGAGGGCAGTGTCCATCGCTGCTGGGCGTCAGGCTTTGGTGAACAGCTTTGGGAGGGAAGATAGTGATGGTGGGGGATCTCCTCTTCTTATTGACCAGACCAGGTtacccccctccaccccctgccCGTTTATCGCTCACCCGTGGGTGATGGCAACATCCCCAGcgcatttctctctctctctctctctctggagaTCTTTTCCAGCCCAAGTGACACTGCTGTCCTGGGACCCCTATTCCGGCTGGAAGCACAGCTCCAACAAGCTTGGGACGTGCTCATGGGTGCCAAGTCCCATGTCCATCACTCTGCTGTCACCACTTTGTCCCCACGGCAGGGCGTTCACGCAGCTCTCCCCCGCACCAGCTCAGCATGTCGCCTCTCACTTCCCTTtgtccccagggcagagccGCCGTGTCGGCCGCGAGCGCCTGGGGACCCGCAGCTGCCAGCGCCGGGGGGTGGCTGTGCCCTGCGGGtgggggtgccggtgccgctgGGCGGAGCACGACGCTCCCGGAGGCGTAGCCCTCCGTCCCACGGCTGGAAGGGCGAAGGGGACGCGGAGGGCTGAGCTCGTCATGGCTTGCTCTGGACGGAGGCGCCAGCCTGCCTGTTCTCACGCCGAGCGCGCTGGGCGAGAGCGGTGCCAGAGCGGTTGGGTGCCAGCGCCAAATGCCTTCCCAGCGCCGTCCCTGGGGGGTTTTCCAGCTGGTGCAGGGTAGAACTTCTTGCGGGTCAGGATCCACGCTTGGGGGGTGGCCGCTGCCTCCAGCCCGCATGGCCCAGGGGCCTTCAGCACtcgggggctgctcccctcctccccgcgCTCTCAGCGCCAAATATTGCGTTACTGCAGAGCCGCGAAAACCGCTCCAGCCGCGCGGCGTGACCGGGACAGCAGGTGCCTGCCGGACCGTGCCAGCTCCCCCGGGAGCCTCGAGTGTGCCTCGGGGGAGGCCGGGTCCATCCTTCTGCCCGCACTGCCTGGGGAGCGGGACCCGGCTCCTAAACATGCTGCAGACCTGCTTCGCCCAGGAAGCACGAGGCCCTGCTAAGGGCTGCCGGGGGTGTGATGGGAGCAACTGGGGATGGGATTTTGGGACAGGGGTGTAAGAGTGTGGCCGTGCAAGAGCACCGTGTCCTCTTGCATCTCTAAACGACACAGTTTGGCTCCAATTTCTGCGGTCCTGGCTGCGCAGCTCCCACCACTGAGCGCCGTTCCCCTGAGCTGGAGGAGGGTGAGGGTGTCCCAGGGCTCGCTCTGACCCCAGCGTGTTCCCATCCCTGGCTCTCCGGAGCAGCTGGCATCTCAAGTTCATTGCTGGCTGCCctgggaggaaaacaaacagcGTCTCCAGCTCACCAGTGGCATGGAAAGTTTTGCTTGCTGGGGCCGGGCCGCCTGGCTGGCATTCTCCCAGCTTAGCAGCTATTAAATACCTCGGCAAGGCACTCGTGTTCCGTGCCCGCTCTTGGCGGGTGTCTCGCTTCCCAAGAGCTTTGCCCGGCAGCAGCGAGCGAAagccccctcccgccccacgCAGTTGCCCTGCTGTGGAGCGAGGCGCGTGGCCGCAAATGgcagcttctcctcctcctgccgccCTGTGCCAGCGGCTGCTCCGCGTCCCCGCAGTCCAGCCGCCAGCAGCCCCGTCCCCAGGCCCGGGGAGCTGTTGAGCTcagctctccctcctcctgggatgctcctgcagccccagcctgcttTCCCTTCGTGGCCTTTCATTgctgcctctctccccaccaggcgAGGCAGGAGGAGTTTGGCCGTGCCCTGGGGCTCCCGTGCATGAaggacagaggaggaagaggaaggctgCCCCGGGTGTTTGCCATCGAGACGCGCTGCGTGGGATCCCCGCCACTCTTATGAGGTAGGGAAACCCTGGTGGGGACTGGTGCTGGCTGACCCCCCAGGAGAAATTTGGGGGCTGTTTGCTTCCAGCTTTGGCACTTAACAGCAGCAAGGGgtgaggcagcagctgagctgccagcagcacccaagggtgctgcTTCAGTGCctctggggaggaggggaggcaggcaaCATGCTGGGATGCTGCCTGCAATCGCAGGCACTGCCTCCAGCAACATCTCACCTGGTCCTAGTCGTGTCTGTGTGACCGCTTCCTCGCACCTTCCTGTCTGGATCCCCACCACGGACAGATTTATTGCCAAgactggagaggaggagggttATTTTGGGAATGGGGACCCTTCCCTGCCACCAGCTGAGGCTGCTGGTGCCCCTCCGTTGAGGGATCTTAGTGAAGCCGCCGCTCAGGTTGCACCTGCCACGCTCCCTGCCACACGCGTGTCCCAGCCTCTCGCCCCGCGGTaccccagccagcccagcacccaCTTTAAGCCGTGCAGGGGGAGGCTGTCACCTGGCCCAGGAGCTGGCGGAGGGCTCCCGCGTCCCCGGGGAGCTGGTCCCATGGGGACACCATGCTGCTAAAGCCAGGCTTTGCTTGTGGGGGGGTCTGAGGTCGTGCTCGGGGCTCAGAGCGCTGGGCGAGCTACGGAAGTGCCCCTGTGCCTGCTTGCTGCTTGGGCACGTGCTCCCAAGGGGGGACCCTGTTGCAGAGGGGGCCGGCGGGGATCTCGATCGCCCAGCTGACCGCTTGAGCACCCTCCCCTGGCGAGAGCAGAGCAGGGTACAAGGCCACATGGCCGCACTGGTTACTGGGGTCCTGTGCAGAGAGAGGGGCCAGGCCCGTGGGTCAAGCTGGAGTTTTGCAGCCAGTGGCACTGTTGGAGCTCCAacttggtggtggtgggtggcaGCAGAGGAGCCCCAGCGGGACGACTGGTCCCCTCAGGGGTCTCAGCTCCCCCCTGGGAGCAGATCCCATGGGGATGCTGGTCCTCGTGGCCGGCCCACGGCAGGTCTCAGGGCACGCCGCACGGGGCGAGCGCGGCACGCGGCGCCGTCCCCGTGGCCGTGATTGTGCTGGGGAGGCAAGGGGTGTTCCCAAGACCTCTGCAAGTCCCCTGTGTGCTGGCATGTCGTCGGCGGGGATGGGAAGAGGCCAGAGGGGGCCGTGCCTCACTTTGAGAGCCCCCATAGCTCCTGTGTGGGACTCGCTCCCCTGCGCTAGGATGGAATTACCTTTCCTGCGAGGTCCTGCCCAGTAGAGTGAGGCTGCAAGGACCTTCAGGAGGGAATTGCTCGAGGAATTAACCACCTCTTGGCCATTGAACTTCCCCCTTCTTTCATGGGGTGCTGGAGAGGGTTCGATCTCCCAAcctggggtgtgtgtgcatgtaccAGGGGAGAATGTCCAGTGTCTTCCCTCCCACGGAGCACCCTGCCACATGGAGGGTCCCGGCTCCGtggctggaggtgctggaggtGGCATGGGCTGCCCCCTCACTGCAGCAGGAGCCACCCCCCACCTGGGGGCCGTGGTGCCAGTGGGGATGGGAATTGGGTATTTTCAGGCTTTGCATGtctcctgcctggctgcatcccctcccttcccaccctgcTTATCACTCCTGCCATCCCTCACTCTGCTCCTGGCAGGTGGAAGGGTGGTGCGGGTGGTCCTGGGGGACTGGGAGCGAGTGGGTGATGGAAGTCCTCCTGTCCACCCAAACCCGGGGAGGGGTGCGGGTTTTGGGGACACGGCAGCTGGGCTGATGCTGGTGAGgtctcagcagcacagccagtgGCACAGGGGGCTGAGGCTGGTGAGATcccactggtgaggccccatCTCCCACTGGGATCCAGCCTCTCCCCATGCTGGGGAGAATATTTCTCCCCCTTTTGATGACTCCTTGCACCCTCCCAGCCTGCCGACCGCCGCCGGCCCGAGATGTCAGCCGGTGACAAGAATGggggcagctgctccagcagcagccgccTGCAGAGCAAGAAACCCCCCAACCTCTCCATCATCATCCCCCCCCGGGAGGCGGAGGAGGATGGCACCCGCAAGGAGGTGAGCGATGGGGGGCTGGACTCGGGGGGCTGTCATCCCCAGGGGACCCCTCCATGCCGTCCCACCCCTAACACCCTGCTCTGCCTTCCAGCCCTCCAAGGCACCCATCTACCGAAAGAGCAAGAGCCTGCAGGAGCCCCGCACGAAGGGATCCGATGGCTTGGAGCGCCGGCCTGCCTTCCGCCGGCAGACCTCCCTGTCCCAGAGCATCCGCAAGTGAgggccggggagcggcggcgtGAGGGCAGGGTGGGTccggcagcaggagctgggtcaCCGAAGGGGTCCCTTGGTCCCCATCGGGGTGTTGTGGCTGTGGGTACTGGCAGAGGACTTGGGATGGGCATGGAGAGTTGGGGCTTGGAAGGGAACGCCTTGGAGGGTTTCATGGACCTCTGCTTTGACTCGCTGGTGTCTGCCTGGGGAAAATCCCGCAGCAGGATTACTTAGTATTAGTTCAAACCATTGTTTTTGCACCGTGGGGAAACTTCTGTGCCCGTTTATGTAGGACCTTCAAAAGCACCTTGAGCTGGacatctgctgcagcacagagctgatGCACTGTCCCGTGTGAGGTGCAAGTCTTGATGGGGTTAACCTCTCCAGAGAGACCCAGAGGCCAGCCACCCCTCCGCAGCGTCCCTTCCCCGACCCATAGCCAGGTCAAAACTTGCCCTGCTGCGGGCTGAACTGAGCcaccccaacccaaaccacctGCCGGAGGGGATGCCTGGGTGGGATGGTGGTACCTGGGCCGGGGGGGCCAGCTGGGTGACGAGCGCGCCCATCGTGTGTCCAGGGGCACGGCGCAATGGTTTGGCGTCAGCAGCGACTGGGAGGGGAAGCGGCAGCAGTGGCAACGCAAGAgcttgcagcactgcagcatgAGATACGGCAAGCTGAAGCCTGCCTACCGCGACATGGAGCTGCCCAGCCAGGAGGTGCCCTCCTTCCAAGGCACCGAGTCGCCCAAGCCTGCCAAGATGCCTAAGGTAGAGCTCAGGGCACGGGGTCTGGCTCCCAGCCTTGCTCTCCCAGCACCGACACCTCTTCCGTCCTCCAGATCGTGGACCCGCTGGCCAGGGGCCGTCCCTTCCGCCATCCTGATGAGACCGACCGTCCCCACACGCCCCACCACGTCCTGCCCCCGCTCACCCCCGGCGTTGTCTCCTTGGCCTCCTTCAACAGCATCCGCTCCGGCTACGGCCGCCTGCCGCGCAGGAAGAGGGAGTCCGTCGCCCACATGAGCTTCAAGGCAGCCGCGGCCCTTCTCCGCGTGAGTTTTGGGGAGCTGAGGGATGTCGTCGTCTTCCTGACCCGGGTTTCAGCTCTGTCCCTCACCCATCATCTTTGCTTCTTGGCTTTTTGCTTCGCACAGAGATTGCTCTCTCTCCAGGGTGGGTTTGAGGGGGGACGTGTGGTGGTTTTTAACCTGAGTTCTGCTTAAAAAGAGAAGTTTTGGTGAAAACTGGATGTCCTTAGGAAAAGGCAGCTTCTGGGTTTCACTGCTGAGGAGCCAGGAAGCTTCTCTGGGAGCTTTCTAGCTGCTGGGGAGCCCTGGGCAAGCCTTGGGGACAGGTTGGTGGGACTGAGACCAAACGGGATTCAGAGTTCACTTGCCATGCTGACTAACGTGGTCATGGTCCAGCGCTGGCTCTGAGGAGCTGAAGGCAGcatctgctgccagctcctgctgcctgtgctctcCACGTGGAGGGATATGGTGGCTGGCTGGGATTTCATCCTTGCCACTCAGCCTTGGGGAGGGAAGCTATGAGAAACCCTCAGTGCTGCAAAAAAACCTGGTGGGCTTCTGGTCGCTTACCCTCATTTGCTTCCCCTGCCAAAGGGACGCTCTGTCCTGGAGCCGCTGGCTCCCAAGCAGATGAGCAACAAGAGGAGCTTCATGTACCCCAGCTTCATGGACGAGGACGTGGTGGATGCTGCCGATACCCTGGACTCATCCTTCTTCAGTAAGGCAAGCGCCGTTCCACGCCAGCCGCCGGAGCGGGGAGGGGTCCTGGTGCCCTGCACGGGGGCTGGACGTGGCGCGGGGCTCTGACGGGGACCCCCTGGCAGCCGGGGCATCGGTGGCCGCTGTGCCTGGTGCTGCAGAGCGCTGGTCTCGGTGATGCTCCttgggggtggcagggagcGGTGCCGCCATCGCGGGCACGTTTCACACCCCGTGACGTGCGGCTGGTGGGATGTCGATGGGGACCACCTCCTTCCCAGGCTGCGGGGCCAGCTGGAGCCAGGCTGGCCCTGTGACGGGCATGCTCGGTCAGGGGGGGTTTCTCACCCATTGCACACATCCAAGAACGCGTCTCCGTCCCCCTTCCAGATGGACATGCACGATGAGATGTACTCCATGCCTGACGATGTCTTTGAGTCGCCACCTCTCTCGGCCACGTATTTACGCATGCACCCGGTGGGGGAGGATGCAACGGCATCCCCTGAGGCAGAGCAGCCCACCCCGTGAGTACCAGCTCTCCGTGGGTGCTGCCCCTGAGGCTGCCCACATCCCCTGCTGCAGTCAGGACGGTGTCCCCAGCCGTCCCTGCCGTGGGGCACTGGGCATTTTTGGCATGCTGGTAGGAGGAGGAAGCCAAGAGGTGCCCCTAGCCCTCATCCCAGGCATCCTCTGgccttccccacctctgggctgtggctgtgggttgCACTTAGGGGATTTCTCAGCTGGCCCCTTTTGTGATGagtttctcctctccctgcaggcGGGAGGGTGTCcagctcacttcagcctccgCTGGTGCCGGCCCAGCTCCCCGGCGAGGCAGGCGCATCGCTTCCAAAGTGAAGCACTTCGCCTTCGACCGCAAGAAACGCTACTAcgggctgggggtggtggggaagtGGCTGAACAGGACGTACCGCCGCAGCCTGAGCAGCATCGTGCAGTCGCAGCTGGAGATCACCGACAGCCACCGGTGAGGGGGGCCTGATGGGACGGGGATGGGCACGCGGCTCCTCAGGGCTCCCCCGCTGTAAGGCAGATGTGTCCCCTGTCCGATGCTTGGGGGATGCAGTGTCCCTTTGCACAGCCATCCTTGAGCTGCTTAAATTTTGGGTCCTTTCCTCCACAGGCCGTATTTCACATACTGGATCACCTTTGTCCACATCCTCATCACCTTGCTGGTCATCGGCACCTACGGCATCGCCCCCATCGGCTTCACCCAGCACGTGACGACAGAGTTAGTAAGTTTAAGAGCTACCGGCTGGGgccatcccctcccagctctccagtgaCACGCCTGGCTCTGAAATGGCAATGAGCTAGCTGCTGAGAAAAGCAAGGCTGGGTCCGGAGGGTGCCTTCAACCCCTCGGAGGGGTTGATCCTCCCTCTGGGGcggttgtggtttaaccccagctgtcAGCTCATCCCCGCGCAGCCGCGCGCTCGCTCCCTGCCGGTGGGATTGGGAGGGAATGAGGAGggcaaaagtgaggaaactcatgggttgaggtaaagacagtttaacagatgaagcaaaagccgtgcgtgcaagaaaaaaaacaaagaattcattcgctgcttcccacgggcaggcgggtgttcGGCCATCCCcgggacagcagggctccatgtTGCCTAACAGTGATTTGGGAAGACACACTCCCCccgcttcctcctccttcccccagttaatatactgggcatgaccCCATACGGTctggaatgtccctttggccagttggggtcagctgtcctggctgtgccccctcccctcccggcctcttgtgcccctggcagagcctgggaggctggaaaagtccttgactagtgtaagccctgctcagcaacagctaaaacatctctgcattatcaacaccGTGTTCAGCTCAAATCCGAAACACAGCCCCGTGtgagctactgtgaagaaagttaactctctcacagccaaaaccagcagagcaGTTAATCCGGGGCACCTGCGGCTGGCTGCGTTGCTCCCTCAGCACCCAGGCTGGAGAGAAGAGCAGGCATCCGTCTTCCTGGGGGGACCACGACCGTCAGTGTCCCGTCGTGCT
This window harbors:
- the RHBDF2 gene encoding inactive rhomboid protein 2, whose protein sequence is MSAGDKNGGSCSSSSRLQSKKPPNLSIIIPPREAEEDGTRKEPSKAPIYRKSKSLQEPRTKGSDGLERRPAFRRQTSLSQSIRKGTAQWFGVSSDWEGKRQQWQRKSLQHCSMRYGKLKPAYRDMELPSQEVPSFQGTESPKPAKMPKIVDPLARGRPFRHPDETDRPHTPHHVLPPLTPGVVSLASFNSIRSGYGRLPRRKRESVAHMSFKAAAALLRGRSVLEPLAPKQMSNKRSFMYPSFMDEDVVDAADTLDSSFFSKMDMHDEMYSMPDDVFESPPLSATYLRMHPVGEDATASPEAEQPTPREGVQLTSASAGAGPAPRRGRRIASKVKHFAFDRKKRYYGLGVVGKWLNRTYRRSLSSIVQSQLEITDSHRPYFTYWITFVHILITLLVIGTYGIAPIGFTQHVTTELVLRNKGVYESVKYIQQENFWIGPSSIDLIHLGAKFSPCIRKDQQVERLIQRERDRERGSGCCVQNDNSGCIQTLPQDCSETLATFIKWPGSNAPALASGKKRTSGAVCHQDPRTCEEPASNPPHVWPDDITKWPICTYETKTNHTGFAHMDCQIKGRPCCIGTKGSCEITTREYCEFMHGYFHEEATLCSQVHCLDEVCGLLPFLNPEVPDQFYRLWLSLFLHAGIIHCLVSVTFQMTVLRDLEKLAGWHRISIIFILSGITGNLASAIFLPYRAEVGPAGSQFGLLACLFVELFQSWQVLEKPWKAFLNLFGIVLFLFICGLLPWIDNIAHLFGFLSGLLLSFAFLPYITFGTVDKYRKRAMIIVSLLVFVGLFAALVVWLYVYPVNWRWVEYLTCLPFTSKFCEKYELEQVLH